acatgcctcatgcccaaaaaaccaaaacataaaaacaaatattagccATTGAGCCCAACAGTACATTAAAAGCAGGTCGTCACTCTCAGGTCCAGGTGGTTTCAAGTCTGTGGACACACTTTACTCATTGCTgcacaaagggagaaaaacactcatgattttctcagaaaaagaagacggcacatttcatttctttttttgtttgtttttcagttttttttgatTATGAAAATGTATTCCTGTTGTGCCTTCACTCCCAACACACGACCCTGGtcctccttcttcccttcatgtttgctgctcagtcgcttggtcatgtctgactgccCCGCCACGggccgcagcactccaggcctccctggccttcaccatcaCCAGAACTCGTTCAAacccacgtccactgagtcagtggtgctatccagccatctcatcctctgtcgcccccttctcctcctgccgtcagtctttcccagcatcatggtcttttccaatgagtcagttctttgcatctacTGGTCTCATCGGTGGCCATGGAGCTTCCCGGCAGGATGAAGATGTGCCACAGTCCACAGGCCTGAGCAAAAACGagccatttcttaatttttaaatgtcttttttttaagtttttttttaattgaaatatatttgacacgtaaaaaagtgaagaggaactaaagagcctcctggtgAGAGTGAGAGGGGAGAGTGAGAGTGAGAGGGGAGAGTGAGAGTGAGAGGGGAGAGTGAGagtgagaggggagaggggagacggcctaaagagcctcctggtgagagtgagaggggagaggggaaacGGCTTAAAGAGCCTCCTGGTGAGagtgagaggggagaggggaaacgttggcttaaagctcaacattcagaaaaccatgaagaccatggcatctggtcccatcacttcatgggaaatagatgggggaacagtggaaacagtggcagactttattttggggggctccaaaatcactgcagatggtgactgcagccatgaaattaaaagacgcttattccttggaaggaaagttatgatcaacttagacagcatattaaaaagcagagacattactttgccaacaaaggtccgtctagtcaaggctatggtttttccagtagtcatgtatggatgtgagtgttagactataaagaaagctgagtgctgaagaattgatgcttttgaactgtggtgttggagaagactcttgagagtcccttggactgcaaggagatccaaccagtccatcctaaaggagatcagtcctgggtgttcattggaaggactgatgctgaagctgaagctccaatactttggccaccttatgcgaagaactaacccatttgaaaagaccctgatgctgggaaagattgagggcaggaggagaaggggacgacagaggatgagatggttggatgtcatcactgactcaatggacatgagtttgggtagactcgggcagttggtgatggacagggaggcctggcgtgctgcaattcatggggtcgcaaagagtcggacatgactgagtggctgaactgaactgaactgacacataaCATTTTGTAAATTTAAGATGTCCACCATGTTGATCTGATACACTTACATATTGTTatgtgatttgatttgatttccaTCAACATTCATTTGTGGGGGAAAATGCCAAGAAAGCTAGTCatagaaatgactttttaaacTTGATTAAAGCTATATTTCAGATAAACCCTCAGCAGATATCATATTTAGTGGAGAGCCTTTAAATATGTTTTGTCAAAAATTATGAGCAAGGAACGCTTCCTACTTTCACCACTTCTGTTGATCACAGGcctgagcccaggagacagccgTGCCCTGGAGAAGCTGTGGACTCTGTGGTTGACCACTCACCCCCAATGCCCGGAACTGGGGAGCCCTCGCCTCTGCAGAGCGGGGGAAGCAGAGTGTGCTCTGAGGGTGCTGGGCAGGGCTCTGTTCCCCAAGGAGGGGCCGCAGAGCCCGCacatctcccctccccttcctccgcTGAGGACTGCGGCCTCGGTGCTGGGAGCTGCTGCCGCCCTCTGAGGACTGTAGGCTGGACACGTAGGCCAGAGGGTgggtggaaggtggggaggggcgTTCTGGGTCCAAGGTGCTCAGTGGGGCTGCTCCGTTTGCCGTGCACTGCCCACAGCCTGACTGCTTGTCCCCGTTGGTGCAAGAGATTGCTACCTGCATATTTTGTGACTGCAGCTGCATGAGTGTCTTATGGCAGATAAAACGTATGGTAGAAAGTCTCTACCAAAACAAGAAATAGTAGAAGATACAATGCCATTCACAGTAACAATGGACTCTATAAAAAACCTCCCAGAATGCAAAGGATCTTTatggcaaaaataaacagatcatTAAGGAACATAAAGGAAGACCCGCATAAATGGGAGAAACAGAGGCAGTGCAGCTGGGCACCCGCCTGGGCCTCCTTCAGACTCAGCCCTAGGTGAGTGTGCGATTCCAGTAAGAATCTCAGCAGAGTTCTTAAAGGAACCTACTGTTGACTGAATTGTGGCCTCACcattcatattttgaaatcctGTCCCCAGCACCTAAGAATGTGATTATATTTGGAGATGGGTCTTTACAGAGGTTAAAAAAGTTGAAGTCATCAGCGTGGTCCTGACCCaatatgactagtgtccttataagaggggaTAAGAGGAGATTGGGTCACAGACACCCACCCAGGGATGACCACATGAGGGTGGCTGGTTACAAGCCATGGGTACGGGCCTCAGAGGAAAccaacgctgctgctgctaagtcgcttcagtcgtgtccgactctgcgaccccatggacggcagcccaccaggctcccccatccctgggattctccaggcaagaacactggagtggcttgccatttccttctccaatgcaggaaagtgaaaagtgaaagtgaagttgctcagtcatgtctgactcttagcgaccccatggactgcagcccaccaggctcctccatccatgggattttccaggcaagagtactggagtggggtgccattgccttctccgaaaccagTGCTGCTGATACCTTATCTCAGATTCCaggctccagaattgtgagaaaatgaatttctggtGTATAAGCCAGCCTGTCCGTGGTACTGTTTTTTCCCTGTGCCttatagcttgtgggatcttagatccccagcCAAGGACTGAAGCACAGAAcctaaccactgtactgccagagACGTCCCTGTGGTACTCTGTTATGGCAGCTCAAGCAAACTAAGGAACTCAGGGGCTcatacaaaaagataaaagtcaaatttaaacaaattttgaaaaagcaGTTCAAAGAAGAGGGATTCACCACGCCAGATATTAAGAACTTGCAGACACCATGGTGACAAAGCAATCTAGACAGAAGACAGACCAGTACAGAAAGCAGGTTGTCAGGGACAGAACGCAGGAGCTTGTACATGTGCACAGgaaagaaacaagactgggaattTGATAGAGAAAAGGGAGACTGTGAGAAGAACCAGATAGAAATTCTAAAACTAAAGTACATCAGAGAGCCGAGCCCGGCTCATCCCGGGCTGAGGAGCTGTCCCCTGCTCTGGTGCTGAAGTTCCCTGAAAGTGGCAGCTGGCACCTTTGAAGTTTGGCTGCTGCTACTGTGTCTCAggatgagggaggaggagaggagctcGCTGGCTGTGCTGGTGGGAGAGAGCTGTGGCCCACCTGGTGCGTGGGCTGGTGGCGGTGAGCAGATGACAGGGTGGGAGGGTTTGAAgttcctcctcctgctgctggtgCTAGGAGGGGCCGGGAGCCCAGTGGAGTTTGGCCAGGGCCTCATGGATGTCATGGTTCCGGAGGCAGTAGATGATGGGGTTGAGCAGTGGGGTCACAATGGAGTAGACCACAGACACCAGTTTGTTGAGGTCAAAGGAGCTGATGGCGTGAGGCCGGGCGTACATGAAGATGGTGGTGGTGCAGAAGAGGGCCACCAGCATCAGGTGGGAAGCgcaggtggagaaggccttcTGGCGGCCAGCCGCTCCTGGGATCCTCAGCACCGTGGCCACGATGTGGGTGTAGGAGATCACAGTCGCCAGCAGGGAGGTGGCGAGCACAGCGAGGGCTGCCACGAAGTCCAGCACCTCGATGGTGGCGGTGTCAGAGCAGGAGAGCTGCAGCAGGGGTGAGATGTCACAGAAAAAGTGGTTGAGGACGTTGGGGCCGCAGAACCTGAGGCGGGAGATGAGAGCCGTGGACATGCAGGAGGCTAGGAAGCCACCCAGCCAGGCGCCGAGGGCCAGGTGCAGGCAGAGCCTCGAGTCCATGATGGCTGGGTAGTGCAGGGGGTGACAGATGGCCAGGTACCGGTCACAGGCCATGGTGGCCAGGAGGAAGCACTCAGAGGAGccaagggagaggaagaggaagagttgGGTGAGGCAGCCTGAGAAGGAGATCGTCCTTGCTGAGGCCGAGAGGCCAGCCAGCAGCTTGGGGATGGTGACTGAGGTGTAGAGGGTCTCCAGCACTGACAGATTGgccaggaagaagtacatgggtgtgtgcaGTCGACGGCTGGCTCTGATGGTCACCAT
The window above is part of the Bos javanicus breed banteng chromosome 26, ARS-OSU_banteng_1.0, whole genome shotgun sequence genome. Proteins encoded here:
- the LOC133239622 gene encoding olfactory receptor 226-like — encoded protein: MVPPPSSQDPVPCPAHITPASLHCSKALRSDLPAKSNSTETSVTEFILLGFPELCHVRGLLFGSFLTIYMVTILENLVVMVTIRASRRLHTPMYFFLANLSVLETLYTSVTIPKLLAGLSASARTISFSGCLTQLFLFLSLGSSECFLLATMACDRYLAICHPLHYPAIMDSRLCLHLALGAWLGGFLASCMSTALISRLRFCGPNVLNHFFCDISPLLQLSCSDTATIEVLDFVAALAVLATSLLATVISYTHIVATVLRIPGAAGRQKAFSTCASHLMLVALFCTTTIFMYARPHAISSFDLNKLVSVVYSIVTPLLNPIIYCLRNHDIHEALAKLHWAPGPS